In one Rutidosis leptorrhynchoides isolate AG116_Rl617_1_P2 chromosome 8, CSIRO_AGI_Rlap_v1, whole genome shotgun sequence genomic region, the following are encoded:
- the LOC139864390 gene encoding uncharacterized protein produces the protein MCKAYRKYDFDHHYGILSRRIPDSTRTLTTIGLNKWSRHHADRVRYAYLTTISAESMNALSVHARKLPVTMLLEFFRASVQQWFWEHRNTAAGLTTPVTHMQSVNWVKEIFFALPCGHVMAVARYFVLHEVTTHVQKYFTTETYKSAYMEDINPLDHIFEWIDPGNLQTVRPPLVTK, from the exons ATGTGCAAAGCGTATAGGAAATATGATTTTGATCACCACTATGGTATACTATCACGACGTATTCCAGACAGTACACGTACACTCACTACTATTGGCCTCAACAAATGGTCCAGACATCATGCAGATCGTGTTCGGTATGCTTACTTGACTACTATTAGTGCAGAGTCCATGAACGCACTGTCAGTTCATGCGAGGAAACTCCCTGTTACAATGCTTCTTGAATTCTTTAGAGCTTCAGTTCAACAATGGTTTTGGGAACATCGGAACACTGCTGCTGGTTTAACAACACCTGTCACACATATGCAGAGCGTAAACTGGGTAAAAGAAATC TTTTTCGCTCTACCTTGTGGACACGTAATGGCAGTAGCAAGGTATTTTGTCCTACATGAAGTTACTACACACGTTCAGAAGTATTTCACCACTGAAACTTACAAGTCTGCATACATGGAAGACATTAACCCGCTAGATCATATTTTTGAATGGATAGATCCTGGAAACCTACAAACCGTCCGACCGCCATTAGTTACAAAATGA